A single region of the Arthrobacter sp. PAMC25564 genome encodes:
- a CDS encoding phosphatase PAP2 family protein translates to MKPPSPAVPPLHLPGRSWWLVPASAVLFAIALTIGFLAKLYGSPGPDLTWDESLIPRRTTAQSGLALALNTLFSPGGNIIILLLACLVLAFGLRKPLTALAFGSLTSVGWLSSEIGKLSVARLSPPAEATQALITETGNNSFPSGHTAFAASLAWAVVLVLARTGTQRTITAVGGVLLAVAVGLSRLYLGVHYPSDVIGSLLISTAGILLWLPLWNNLVEPRLRGIATIMRLTGTTRSHRTATS, encoded by the coding sequence ATGAAGCCGCCTTCACCCGCCGTCCCACCCCTGCACCTGCCGGGGCGTTCGTGGTGGCTGGTGCCCGCGTCCGCGGTCCTTTTCGCCATCGCGCTCACCATCGGATTCCTGGCAAAACTCTACGGCTCCCCCGGACCGGACCTCACCTGGGACGAAAGCCTGATTCCTCGCCGGACCACCGCACAGTCAGGCCTTGCGCTGGCCTTGAACACCCTTTTCTCTCCTGGCGGGAACATCATCATCCTGCTGCTGGCCTGCCTGGTCCTGGCGTTCGGACTCCGTAAACCGCTCACCGCACTGGCATTCGGATCCCTCACCAGCGTCGGCTGGCTGTCCTCGGAAATAGGCAAGCTCAGCGTCGCCCGGCTCAGTCCGCCCGCCGAGGCGACGCAAGCGCTGATAACGGAGACCGGCAACAACAGCTTCCCCAGCGGCCACACAGCGTTTGCCGCGTCGTTGGCCTGGGCCGTCGTCCTGGTGCTCGCACGCACCGGGACACAACGCACGATCACCGCCGTAGGCGGCGTTCTGCTGGCTGTCGCCGTCGGGCTTTCCCGCTTGTACCTGGGCGTGCACTATCCCAGCGACGTCATCGGCTCGCTGCTGATCAGCACCGCGGGCATTTTGCTGTGGCTGCCATTATGGAACAACCTCGTCGAGCCCCGCTTGCGCGGAATCGCTACCATCATGAGGCTGACAGGCACGACACGATCCCACCGCACAGCCACCAGCTGA